In Vibrio gallicus, a single window of DNA contains:
- a CDS encoding glycoside hydrolase family 13 protein: MKKQWWHNAVVYQIYPRSFCDSNNDGIGDINGIRYKLDYLKQLGVDVLWLSPVYKSPMDDNGYDISDYQDIAPEFGTMQDMQALIKEAKQRNIKLVMDLVVNHTSDEHPWFKQARQSKHNRFRDFYIWRDEIPQHGDKNYFESVFGGPAWHWDEQAGQYYFHLFSKKQPDLNWENPEVHKEIHNMMNWWIEQGIGGFRLDVIDLIGKEIDNGISGNGPRLHPLIQQMNRETFGKHELLTVGETWDADPKIAKLYSSPQRNEFSMIFQFEHITLTWKHCDKWNPIPLDLKAFKQVLTKWQLELSNEGWNSLFWNNHDLPRAVSKYGCEGEFRVASAKMLATALHFLKGTPYIYQGEEIGMTNVQFDSLSDYQDIETLNFYDVKTKAGVSHQQMMDAIHKNSRDNARTPMQWSSKPNAGFSDATPWLKVNPNFTSINVASALHDQHSIFYHYQRLIALRKQYPVIVYGDFIPLLQDSDTVFAYIRKDADHQILVVNNFSNQPQRITLPRELHQLNGECLIANYATRHKLDKALSLAPYESFAVKL, translated from the coding sequence ATGAAAAAACAGTGGTGGCACAATGCCGTTGTATACCAGATCTATCCGCGCAGTTTTTGTGACTCTAATAACGACGGTATTGGTGATATTAATGGCATTCGTTATAAACTCGATTACCTCAAACAGCTAGGGGTTGACGTACTTTGGTTGTCTCCCGTTTATAAATCCCCTATGGACGATAATGGCTACGACATTTCAGACTACCAAGATATTGCGCCTGAGTTTGGCACTATGCAGGACATGCAAGCGCTTATCAAAGAGGCCAAGCAACGTAATATCAAACTGGTGATGGATCTAGTCGTAAACCATACCTCTGATGAGCACCCTTGGTTTAAGCAAGCTCGCCAATCTAAGCATAACCGCTTTCGTGACTTTTATATCTGGCGTGATGAGATCCCCCAACACGGCGACAAAAATTATTTTGAATCTGTATTTGGTGGCCCAGCATGGCATTGGGACGAACAAGCTGGGCAATATTACTTTCATCTGTTTTCCAAAAAACAGCCAGACCTGAATTGGGAAAACCCTGAAGTCCACAAAGAAATCCATAACATGATGAACTGGTGGATTGAGCAAGGCATTGGAGGGTTTCGTCTAGATGTCATTGACTTAATTGGCAAAGAAATCGATAACGGTATCTCAGGTAACGGCCCTCGCCTACATCCTCTAATTCAACAAATGAACCGAGAAACCTTTGGTAAACACGAGCTGCTTACCGTCGGCGAGACTTGGGATGCCGATCCGAAAATTGCGAAGCTATATAGCAGCCCGCAACGCAATGAGTTTTCAATGATATTCCAATTTGAACACATTACTTTGACTTGGAAGCATTGCGACAAGTGGAACCCCATCCCATTGGATCTTAAAGCCTTTAAACAGGTGTTAACCAAGTGGCAGCTTGAGTTATCAAATGAAGGCTGGAACTCCCTATTTTGGAATAATCACGACCTGCCTCGTGCGGTGTCAAAATATGGTTGTGAGGGCGAATTTAGGGTTGCCTCAGCAAAAATGCTGGCAACTGCGCTGCACTTTCTAAAAGGCACCCCTTATATCTATCAAGGTGAAGAGATAGGGATGACCAACGTACAATTTGACAGTTTGAGTGACTATCAAGATATTGAGACCTTAAACTTTTATGATGTAAAAACCAAAGCCGGAGTCAGCCATCAACAGATGATGGATGCGATACATAAAAACAGCCGTGATAATGCCCGAACCCCGATGCAGTGGTCATCCAAGCCCAATGCAGGGTTTAGCGATGCCACGCCATGGCTCAAAGTTAACCCTAACTTTACCAGCATCAATGTCGCCTCTGCATTACACGACCAACACTCTATCTTCTATCACTATCAACGATTGATTGCATTACGTAAGCAATATCCGGTTATCGTATATGGCGATTTCATTCCACTATTGCAAGATAGCGACACCGTATTTGCTTATATTCGAAAAGATGCTGATCACCAAATACTTGTGGTCAACAATTTTAGTAACCAGCCACAACGCATCACCCTTCCTAGGGAGCTACACCAACTTAATGGTGAATGCCTAATTGCCAACTATGCAACACGACATAAACTTGATAAGGCGTTATCTCTAGCGCCTTACGAATCCTTTGCCGTAAAGCTATAG
- the tnpB gene encoding IS66 family insertion sequence element accessory protein TnpB (TnpB, as the term is used for proteins encoded by IS66 family insertion elements, is considered an accessory protein, since TnpC, encoded by a neighboring gene, is a DDE family transposase.), with protein MIPSGAVYLVSGVTDMRKSIDGLSLIVADVLEMDPLSSAWFIFCNRGRDKIKILFWDTNGFWLYYRRLEKGRFKWPKPTAAGHIHISTQQLNWLLSGLNLENPKAHQPLYGREV; from the coding sequence ATGATCCCAAGTGGCGCGGTTTATCTCGTCTCGGGGGTTACCGATATGAGAAAGTCGATTGACGGCCTCTCTCTCATTGTCGCTGATGTGCTAGAAATGGATCCATTGAGCAGTGCGTGGTTCATCTTTTGTAATCGTGGCCGAGATAAAATCAAAATTCTCTTTTGGGACACTAACGGCTTTTGGCTCTACTATCGCCGACTCGAAAAAGGCCGCTTTAAGTGGCCAAAGCCTACAGCCGCGGGCCATATCCACATATCTACTCAACAGCTTAACTGGCTATTATCTGGGTTGAATCTTGAAAACCCAAAGGCTCATCAGCCCCTTTATGGCCGAGAAGTGTGA
- the tnpC gene encoding IS66 family transposase has translation MTELPDDVEQLKAMLLKLQEENYELKKTVDTQSEEVVELENKMRLLLEELNLSKSKRFSAKSEKAPKGTFNEAEQQNALPKASPKHHKKGRKPLPVELDREVHQHTLNAPYCECCNEPLHPCGTEVSEELKIIPQKVSVVRHERTKYACRQCEKTQTSSKIVTAPRPANMIPKSIGSPEAFAAVVTAKYVDALPLYRQVEILKRSDIELSRGTLANWCVQLGSKVTVIVEAMKAHLLNEKLICADETTVQVLREQERSAQSKSYMWVYRSGEFAKQPVVIYDYQPSRAGQCVKDFLGGYSGYLLTDGYQAYNGLDNVSQAGCLAHVRRKFTDAQKAQPKKKSGRIEKAISFIAKLYGIEQEAKGLSTVERQHLRQRKSKPILGTFHKWLLESQGKVLPKSQIGLAINYTINQWPKLLTYLEDGDISIDNNVTERDIRPFTTGRKNWMFSTSVEGATASANLYSLVMTCRANNINPYYYFVHLFKVLPMRSPQDDLTDLMPWALEIDEAE, from the coding sequence ATGACCGAACTTCCTGATGATGTAGAACAACTCAAAGCGATGCTACTCAAGCTTCAGGAAGAGAACTATGAACTGAAAAAAACAGTTGATACCCAATCAGAAGAAGTGGTTGAGTTAGAGAATAAAATGCGGCTGCTTCTTGAGGAACTTAACTTAAGTAAGTCCAAGCGCTTCTCCGCTAAAAGTGAAAAAGCCCCGAAAGGGACGTTTAACGAAGCTGAGCAGCAAAATGCCTTACCTAAAGCCAGTCCAAAGCATCACAAGAAAGGCCGAAAACCATTACCAGTAGAGCTTGATCGTGAAGTTCATCAGCACACACTCAATGCCCCTTACTGTGAATGCTGCAATGAACCGCTACATCCATGCGGTACTGAAGTCTCGGAAGAGCTAAAAATCATCCCTCAGAAGGTCAGCGTCGTGCGGCATGAGCGCACGAAATACGCCTGCCGTCAGTGTGAAAAGACACAAACCAGCAGCAAAATCGTCACCGCCCCTCGACCTGCCAACATGATCCCGAAAAGCATCGGCAGCCCTGAAGCATTCGCTGCGGTAGTTACGGCCAAATATGTTGACGCCTTGCCGCTTTATCGCCAGGTTGAAATCTTAAAGCGCTCAGATATCGAGTTAAGCCGAGGCACGCTTGCAAACTGGTGTGTTCAACTGGGCAGTAAAGTGACCGTTATCGTTGAAGCAATGAAAGCTCATTTACTGAATGAAAAACTCATCTGCGCGGATGAAACGACCGTTCAAGTGTTGCGAGAGCAAGAGCGCTCAGCACAAAGCAAATCTTATATGTGGGTTTATCGTAGCGGTGAGTTCGCCAAACAACCTGTGGTCATTTACGACTATCAACCAAGTCGTGCAGGGCAATGTGTTAAAGACTTCCTTGGTGGCTACTCGGGTTACCTACTCACCGATGGTTATCAAGCTTATAACGGCCTCGATAATGTTAGCCAAGCGGGGTGCTTAGCACACGTAAGACGCAAATTTACCGATGCACAAAAAGCGCAACCGAAGAAGAAATCGGGCCGTATAGAGAAAGCCATCAGCTTTATCGCAAAGCTTTATGGTATTGAACAGGAAGCTAAAGGCTTGAGCACTGTCGAGCGGCAACATCTACGACAACGAAAATCGAAACCCATCTTAGGCACGTTCCATAAGTGGTTGCTGGAAAGCCAAGGAAAAGTACTGCCGAAAAGTCAAATCGGCCTCGCCATAAATTATACGATTAACCAATGGCCGAAGTTGCTCACTTATCTAGAAGATGGTGACATAAGCATTGATAACAATGTGACAGAGCGAGATATCCGTCCGTTTACAACGGGTCGAAAAAATTGGATGTTCTCAACATCAGTTGAAGGTGCGACTGCGAGCGCTAACTTGTATAGCTTGGTGATGACTTGTCGTGCAAATAACATCAATCCATATTACTACTTCGTGCACTTATTCAAAGTGCTGCCGATGCGATCGCCACAAGATGATCTGACCGATCTTATGCCGTGGGCGCTGGAAATCGATGAGGCTGAATAA
- the viaA gene encoding ATPase RavA stimulator ViaA, with protein sequence MLGVDALNLAISVADSGMVESAVNDLIGRSQVLMSTEKPGVQASVKNHLFKWRKSVKRRITKVCDTEHTQAELALYQEVIHWDEAQFEQDIESVVKQLEWHSAFYLQARRLLDRQKSTPNPMFAHYFCDQWYQSLYNEIKQLQLNELEQDKQKFLDDLYNRMENMNNMRQLGETGDESQLGRLWDMAAAKLTRSDVKVMSHYAKFLRKHGGLKEIANELGRMASQVDDPSLKIAPAMEFEVVEEHSAEATDDIVGIHEGDDLSKLLPNETMFLAYPELEVIFYKHLVDKRLANYRTSGKSRTLRKVNAHTPSHSELEVEKGPFIACVDASGSMSGFPEQCAKAIAYALMQIAMAEQRDCFVILFSTEQITYELTKKDGLREASDFLSYTFHGGTDFEPVLQTCIDLMQGDRYRNADMVVLSDFIAPKQSDEMVAKVEALKLQHNRFHAVSLSKYGNPELLNIFSHNWSYHPGLVGRFVRKF encoded by the coding sequence ATGCTTGGTGTTGATGCGCTAAATTTGGCTATCTCAGTTGCTGATTCTGGCATGGTAGAGAGCGCAGTAAATGATTTAATTGGGCGTAGCCAGGTACTGATGTCTACTGAGAAACCGGGCGTGCAAGCCTCGGTTAAAAATCACCTATTTAAGTGGCGAAAATCGGTTAAGCGACGAATCACCAAGGTGTGCGATACCGAGCACACCCAAGCCGAATTAGCCTTGTATCAAGAGGTCATTCATTGGGATGAGGCGCAATTTGAACAAGATATTGAGTCGGTTGTAAAACAACTTGAATGGCATAGCGCCTTTTACCTGCAGGCTCGGCGGTTACTTGATCGGCAAAAAAGCACACCTAACCCTATGTTTGCGCACTATTTCTGCGACCAGTGGTATCAATCCCTATATAACGAGATAAAGCAACTTCAACTTAACGAGCTCGAACAAGACAAGCAGAAGTTTCTAGATGATCTGTACAATCGTATGGAAAACATGAACAACATGCGCCAGCTCGGTGAGACGGGTGATGAATCGCAACTTGGGCGATTATGGGATATGGCGGCGGCAAAGCTGACCCGCAGTGATGTTAAGGTGATGAGTCACTACGCGAAATTTTTGCGTAAACACGGTGGGTTGAAGGAAATCGCCAATGAGTTAGGGCGCATGGCGAGCCAAGTTGATGATCCTTCACTCAAGATTGCGCCAGCAATGGAATTTGAGGTTGTCGAAGAGCACTCCGCTGAAGCCACAGACGATATCGTTGGCATCCACGAGGGAGATGATCTTAGCAAGCTATTACCCAACGAAACCATGTTTCTGGCTTACCCTGAGCTTGAGGTTATTTTCTATAAGCACCTTGTCGACAAACGCTTAGCCAACTATCGTACTTCTGGTAAGTCGCGTACCTTGCGTAAAGTTAATGCCCATACGCCAAGTCACAGTGAGTTGGAGGTAGAAAAGGGGCCATTTATTGCGTGCGTTGATGCATCAGGCTCCATGAGTGGCTTTCCAGAGCAGTGTGCTAAGGCGATAGCCTATGCGTTAATGCAGATAGCGATGGCAGAACAGCGAGATTGCTTTGTTATCTTGTTTTCAACCGAGCAGATCACCTACGAATTAACCAAAAAAGATGGTTTGCGAGAGGCAAGCGACTTTCTTTCTTATACCTTTCACGGTGGAACGGATTTTGAGCCGGTGCTACAAACCTGTATTGATCTAATGCAAGGGGACCGCTATCGCAACGCAGATATGGTGGTGCTTTCTGATTTTATTGCACCGAAACAGTCCGACGAAATGGTGGCTAAGGTCGAAGCATTAAAGCTACAACACAATCGCTTCCATGCGGTAAGCCTATCCAAGTATGGCAACCCAGAGCTACTAAACATATTCAGTCACAATTGGAGCTACCACCCCGGCTTAGTAGGGCGTTTTGTGAGAAAGTTTTAG
- the tnpA gene encoding IS66 family insertion sequence element accessory protein TnpA: protein MTQSEKHQHWTAIISKQQEGGLSIPDFCKKHDINYATFHYWLKKLKNTDNEQVAHQMVINSQPSFCGEMVVVHLPNGVRAELPTSLSFSQIQTWLKALQ from the coding sequence ATGACTCAATCAGAAAAGCACCAACATTGGACGGCCATCATCTCCAAGCAGCAAGAAGGTGGACTTTCTATTCCAGACTTTTGTAAAAAGCACGATATTAATTACGCCACTTTTCACTATTGGCTAAAAAAGCTCAAGAACACTGACAATGAACAGGTCGCGCACCAAATGGTCATTAATAGCCAACCGTCTTTTTGTGGCGAAATGGTCGTTGTACATTTGCCTAATGGCGTGCGCGCCGAGCTGCCGACATCACTTTCATTTTCTCAAATTCAAACTTGGCTGAAGGCGCTGCAATGA